A window of Chitinophagales bacterium contains these coding sequences:
- a CDS encoding CPBP family intramembrane metalloprotease: MPAYLKYRPAWSQLLVFIGLSFAIFMVLSIIGMFILARMTGMGMMEMADVNKWDLTNPNTLLIVRGMLTIQFLCLFLIPVLLFAYFSDPHPMEYLGLKQKTPAFYFAAGILIMILSFPLASWLGILNQSIPFPESMQKWMDETAEGSNKQIEFMLTQKGTDQLLKNLFFIAVFAGVGEELFFRGVIQRLLIRWFKSPWAGILAAAAIFSAIHFQFDGFLPRMMLGIVLGAMYWYSGSLWTAILAHVVYDGVIVIITHFDPSKISSDAPLDMNGLSPAIMGIVSLVLVSALIYWMRKRSTNSMEKVYAGDRAPNDPFSF, from the coding sequence ATGCCTGCCTACCTGAAATACAGACCTGCCTGGAGCCAATTGCTGGTATTCATTGGACTTTCTTTTGCCATCTTCATGGTACTCAGCATCATTGGCATGTTTATCCTGGCCCGGATGACAGGGATGGGTATGATGGAAATGGCGGATGTAAACAAATGGGACCTGACGAACCCCAACACCCTGCTGATCGTACGAGGGATGTTGACCATCCAGTTTTTGTGTTTGTTCCTGATCCCCGTACTGCTCTTTGCTTATTTTTCAGACCCCCATCCAATGGAATATCTGGGTTTGAAACAAAAGACGCCTGCTTTTTATTTTGCCGCCGGGATATTGATCATGATCCTTTCCTTTCCGCTGGCGAGCTGGTTGGGTATCCTCAATCAATCCATACCTTTTCCCGAGAGCATGCAAAAATGGATGGATGAAACGGCTGAAGGGTCAAATAAGCAGATTGAATTCATGCTGACGCAAAAGGGAACCGATCAATTGCTCAAGAACCTGTTCTTTATAGCTGTTTTTGCCGGTGTGGGGGAAGAACTATTTTTCAGGGGAGTGATTCAACGTTTGCTGATCCGTTGGTTTAAAAGTCCCTGGGCAGGTATTCTGGCTGCCGCAGCCATTTTCTCCGCCATCCATTTTCAGTTTGATGGGTTTCTGCCCCGGATGATGCTGGGTATTGTACTGGGGGCCATGTATTGGTACAGTGGTAGCCTTTGGACAGCCATCCTGGCGCATGTGGTGTATGATGGCGTCATTGTGATCATCACCCATTTTGACCCGAGTAAAATTTCTTCCGACGCACCACTGGACATGAATGGTTTGTCACCCGCCATAATGGGAATCGTCAGCCTGGTCCTGGTAAGCGCCCTGATCTATTGGATGCGAAAACGATCGACCAATAGTATGGAAAAAGTATATGCGGGAGACAGAGCCCCCAATGATCCCTTTTCATTCTGA
- a CDS encoding phosphatidate cytidylyltransferase, which translates to MALNKKVFMTRTLTALVFAAVMLTGLLWNFWSFLVLFVVIHFGCWYEFIRLLKKMDASKYLQRVVWGLIYITLPCALMIHLGFLGSEAASLSIEDGLYESWPAHLTLVPIAIISAIWINDTMAYIVGSLIGKTPLSPVSPKKTWEGTIGGILLSILATGFLFSRLYANVLDSNHLFEYRFGYWFIIAGIAAIAGTFGDLLESKLKRMAGVKDSGQIMPGHGGFLDRFDSLLIAIPFVWLFVML; encoded by the coding sequence ATGGCACTTAATAAAAAAGTTTTCATGACCCGAACATTGACCGCGCTGGTTTTTGCCGCGGTGATGCTGACGGGCTTGTTATGGAATTTCTGGTCATTCCTTGTGCTTTTTGTTGTGATCCACTTTGGATGCTGGTATGAATTCATCCGGCTCCTGAAAAAAATGGATGCATCCAAATATTTGCAGCGTGTGGTATGGGGATTGATTTACATCACGCTTCCCTGCGCGCTGATGATCCATCTGGGTTTTCTTGGATCGGAGGCTGCTTCCCTTTCTATCGAAGATGGGTTGTATGAAAGCTGGCCGGCCCATCTCACCCTTGTTCCTATCGCTATCATTTCTGCTATTTGGATCAATGATACCATGGCCTATATTGTCGGCTCCTTGATTGGTAAAACACCGTTGTCGCCGGTATCTCCCAAAAAGACCTGGGAGGGCACCATCGGGGGTATCCTGTTGTCAATATTGGCCACCGGATTTTTATTTTCGCGGCTTTATGCCAATGTGCTTGATTCAAACCACCTCTTTGAATACCGGTTTGGCTATTGGTTCATCATAGCCGGTATTGCAGCCATTGCCGGCACTTTTGGTGATCTGCTTGAATCCAAATTGAAAAGAATGGCGGGAGTGAAGGATAGCGGGCAGATCATGCCGGGGCATGGTGGCTTTCTCGACCGGTTTGACTCACTGCTGATCGCGATTCCCTTTGTGTGGCTCTTCGTGATGCTCTGA
- a CDS encoding phosphatidylserine decarboxylase family protein, whose amino-acid sequence MTIHKEGYTIIAWSTILFGLINLVSFYFLSFYSPWLSWLIFLVTFALWIFVISFFRLPNRVLTMKDNAVIAPADGKVVVIEEVQADEYFSDRRIQVSIFMSPLNVHVNRNPVSGDVVYSEYHKGKYLVAWHPKSSTENERHTVVYKMANGTEILTKQIAGALAKRIINYLKPGMQVKQNDEMGFIRFGSRVDIFLPLEANIKVKIGDKPKGGVTVVAEI is encoded by the coding sequence ATGACCATACATAAGGAAGGATATACCATCATTGCCTGGAGTACGATCCTGTTTGGATTGATCAACCTCGTTTCCTTTTATTTTCTCAGTTTCTATTCTCCCTGGCTTAGCTGGCTCATCTTCCTTGTCACATTTGCCCTGTGGATCTTTGTCATTTCATTTTTCCGGTTGCCCAACCGGGTTCTCACAATGAAGGATAACGCGGTCATTGCACCGGCTGATGGAAAGGTTGTGGTGATTGAGGAAGTACAAGCCGATGAATATTTTTCGGATCGCCGTATTCAGGTGTCCATTTTCATGAGCCCGTTGAATGTACACGTAAACCGGAACCCTGTATCGGGTGATGTAGTGTACAGTGAGTACCACAAGGGTAAATATCTGGTGGCCTGGCACCCCAAATCATCCACCGAAAACGAAAGACATACCGTTGTGTATAAGATGGCGAATGGAACAGAGATTCTAACAAAACAGATCGCTGGGGCATTGGCCAAACGGATCATTAACTACCTCAAACCCGGGATGCAGGTAAAACAGAATGATGAAATGGGTTTTATCCGATTTGGCTCCCGGGTAGATATCTTTTTACCCCTGGAGGCGAATATCAAAGTGAAAATTGGAGATAAGCCAAAGGGCGGAGTTACAGTAGTGGCGGAGATTTGA
- a CDS encoding YjjG family noncanonical pyrimidine nucleotidase — MKYQHIFFDLDHTLWDFEANSRQTLVEMYDSMRLAERGVDDFDRFHKQYLVHNEKLWARYRNGFIKVDELRWKRMWLTLLDFKIGDEPLAREMGLIFLDLLPTRNILFPHALEILTYLQENKYRLHLITNGFEKTQHSKLKNSGIDHFFSAVITSEGSNSLKPHREIFEYAFQQTGANPANSIMIGDSLEVDIKGAMNAGMDQVFVNHINEKADFEPTFTVYSLKELEGIF, encoded by the coding sequence ATGAAATACCAGCATATTTTCTTTGATCTGGATCATACCCTCTGGGATTTTGAAGCCAATAGCCGGCAAACCCTGGTGGAAATGTATGATTCGATGCGCTTAGCAGAAAGAGGCGTGGATGATTTTGACCGTTTTCACAAACAATACCTCGTCCACAACGAAAAACTCTGGGCCCGTTACCGCAATGGCTTTATTAAAGTGGATGAACTGCGCTGGAAAAGGATGTGGCTCACCTTGCTTGATTTCAAGATTGGTGATGAGCCCCTGGCCAGGGAAATGGGTTTAATTTTTTTGGACCTGCTACCCACCCGAAATATCCTCTTCCCCCATGCCCTTGAGATCCTGACCTATCTGCAGGAAAATAAATACCGTCTTCACCTCATCACCAATGGGTTTGAAAAAACCCAGCACAGCAAATTGAAGAATTCGGGTATTGATCATTTTTTCTCCGCGGTTATCACCTCCGAAGGAAGTAATAGCCTGAAACCTCATCGGGAAATATTTGAATACGCTTTTCAGCAAACGGGTGCCAACCCGGCCAACAGCATCATGATCGGCGATAGCCTGGAAGTGGATATCAAAGGGGCAATGAATGCCGGGATGGACCAGGTATTTGTCAACCACATCAATGAAAAAGCGGATTTTGAGCCTACGTTTACCGTGTATTCGTTGAAAGAGTTAGAAGGGATATTTTGA
- a CDS encoding FkbM family methyltransferase has protein sequence MGSLQNKLPDFAKRWIKKAAYGLYDLTDLVFKGSIDKYDPQTLRVLEQCLRPDSNTIDIGAHLGHILREILKAAPQGKHVAIEPIPHLYQGLQKKFGTRVKVLDCALSDQQGTAEFNLFVDKPALSGLKKRTDFGSQEVKTFTVKTERLDDLIPADQKIDLIKIDVEGAEMIVLEGARGLLKRDRPIVLFEFSSGGGSMYDTVPEKVYDIFADSGMQVSVIEYFLKKMQGFSREEFAGQYRKGYNYFFIAYDEKWIAR, from the coding sequence ATGGGTTCACTTCAAAATAAATTACCGGATTTCGCCAAACGCTGGATCAAAAAGGCCGCTTACGGACTTTATGACCTGACGGATCTTGTTTTTAAGGGATCCATTGATAAATACGACCCGCAAACCCTGCGGGTATTGGAGCAATGTCTTCGTCCCGATTCAAATACCATAGATATCGGCGCACACCTGGGGCATATCCTTCGTGAAATACTCAAAGCAGCTCCGCAGGGTAAACATGTGGCCATTGAACCCATTCCCCACCTCTATCAAGGACTGCAAAAAAAATTTGGAACCCGTGTAAAAGTGCTTGATTGCGCACTCTCCGATCAGCAGGGTACGGCTGAATTCAATCTCTTTGTAGATAAACCCGCCCTGAGCGGCCTGAAAAAAAGAACGGATTTTGGCAGTCAGGAGGTAAAGACATTTACCGTAAAAACAGAAAGACTTGATGATCTTATCCCCGCCGATCAGAAGATCGATCTGATCAAGATCGATGTGGAAGGTGCTGAAATGATCGTGTTGGAAGGAGCGCGTGGTTTATTAAAACGTGACCGCCCCATTGTTCTGTTTGAATTCAGTTCGGGCGGAGGCTCCATGTATGATACCGTTCCGGAAAAGGTCTATGATATCTTTGCCGATAGTGGGATGCAGGTATCCGTCATCGAATATTTTTTAAAAAAAATGCAGGGATTTTCCCGCGAAGAATTTGCCGGACAATACCGGAAAGGATATAATTATTTCTTTATCGCCTACGATGAAAAATGGATCGCCCGCTAA
- a CDS encoding SDR family oxidoreductase, whose protein sequence is MNVVITGASRGIGRAIAEEFASQGHNLFLCGRDETTLKSTLEAIMARYPGVKVKAKARDLSIKEEAQAFGKWIIDNGYPIDILVNNAGQFIPGSIYNEEDGVLEQMISVNLYSAYHLTRVLVPELIRKKSGHIFNISSIAALKAYANGGSYSISKYALHGFSKNLREELKPFNIKVTTVFPGAVFTDSWGDFDNSAHRIMEATDVAKMIFAASQLSPGACVEDIVLRPQLGDL, encoded by the coding sequence ATGAATGTAGTCATCACAGGCGCTTCCCGGGGCATTGGCCGGGCCATCGCTGAAGAATTTGCTTCCCAGGGGCATAACCTGTTTCTCTGTGGAAGGGATGAAACCACGCTAAAATCCACTTTGGAGGCGATTATGGCCCGGTATCCTGGCGTTAAGGTCAAGGCCAAGGCACGTGACCTTTCGATAAAAGAAGAAGCCCAGGCCTTTGGAAAGTGGATCATTGATAACGGTTACCCCATCGATATACTGGTGAACAATGCCGGACAATTCATTCCGGGAAGCATTTACAACGAAGAAGACGGGGTATTGGAGCAAATGATATCTGTCAACCTTTATTCGGCCTACCATCTTACCCGGGTGCTGGTTCCGGAACTGATCAGGAAAAAAAGCGGGCATATTTTCAATATCTCTTCCATTGCGGCTTTAAAAGCTTATGCCAACGGAGGTTCCTATAGCATCAGCAAATATGCCTTGCACGGATTTTCAAAGAATTTAAGGGAGGAATTAAAACCCTTTAATATCAAAGTGACCACCGTTTTTCCCGGGGCTGTATTCACTGATTCCTGGGGGGATTTTGACAATAGCGCGCACCGCATCATGGAAGCGACCGATGTGGCAAAAATGATCTTTGCTGCTTCTCAATTATCACCCGGGGCTTGTGTGGAAGATATCGTATTGCGGCCGCAGTTGGGGGATTTGTAG
- a CDS encoding response regulator transcription factor, protein MSTSKASILLVEDEENLHEALKLNLELEGYEVSSAYDGAQALKAVQSEYFDLIILDVMLPEMDGIHVTETIRVKNNETPILILSAKNTSADRVLGLKKGADDYLTKPFNLEELILRVQKLIEKNKKLQDKDSIGDTYQFGQNVVDFKAQEASTKTGKKIQLSKKESMLLKLLFENKNEVVTREKILQVVWGYNVYPTTRTIDNFILNFRKYFEDDSRNPRYFHSVRGVGYKYTE, encoded by the coding sequence ATGAGTACATCCAAAGCCTCCATACTCCTTGTTGAAGACGAGGAGAACCTGCACGAAGCGCTAAAGCTCAATCTAGAATTGGAAGGCTATGAAGTGTCCAGCGCCTATGATGGCGCCCAGGCCCTCAAAGCCGTTCAATCCGAATACTTCGACCTGATCATCCTGGATGTGATGCTCCCTGAAATGGATGGCATCCATGTAACAGAAACCATCCGGGTAAAGAACAATGAAACGCCCATTCTTATTCTCAGTGCAAAAAATACCAGCGCCGATCGGGTATTAGGGTTAAAAAAAGGAGCGGATGACTATCTAACCAAACCCTTTAATCTGGAAGAACTGATCCTCCGCGTACAAAAACTTATTGAAAAGAATAAGAAGCTACAGGATAAAGACAGTATCGGAGACACCTATCAGTTTGGGCAAAATGTAGTTGACTTCAAAGCCCAGGAAGCCAGCACCAAAACAGGAAAGAAGATCCAACTGAGCAAAAAGGAAAGCATGCTGCTCAAGTTGCTTTTTGAGAATAAGAACGAGGTCGTTACCCGGGAAAAGATCTTACAGGTGGTTTGGGGGTATAATGTGTATCCAACTACCCGCACGATCGATAATTTCATTCTTAATTTCCGGAAATACTTTGAAGACGATTCCCGCAACCCCAGGTACTTTCATTCCGTTCGGGGAGTGGGGTATAAATACACGGAATAG
- a CDS encoding two-component sensor histidine kinase has product MLTGKGRIKRITLLYSFVLFYIVAALVWWYISLEKQNRDMAALREKNLESQQSLLTPDRYERALDSIHHTRIRNTAKYLAEGIAFLTLALTGALFVARSVRKQFRVQQQQQNFMMAVTHELKTPISVARLNLETMQKHQLDPEKQKKLITKTLQETARLNFLTSNILVSAQLEGGYASTREELNLSDLMRDCVQDFRNRFPDRDIEAAIEPETEIRGDALLLQLLVNNLLENAIKYSPRTKPILCQLRKETSGKVVLQIIDEGEGIPDHEKTRIFDKFYRVGNESTRRTPGTGLGLYLCKKIAGAHNADISVTNHLPNGSNFAVSFDTRP; this is encoded by the coding sequence ATGTTAACCGGAAAAGGAAGAATAAAAAGGATCACCCTGCTTTATAGCTTTGTACTGTTTTACATTGTAGCTGCCCTTGTGTGGTGGTATATCTCCCTCGAAAAACAGAACCGCGATATGGCAGCCCTTCGGGAAAAGAACCTCGAATCGCAACAAAGCCTGCTTACCCCCGATCGTTATGAAAGAGCCCTTGATTCGATTCATCACACCCGAATCAGAAATACAGCAAAATACCTGGCTGAAGGAATCGCCTTTCTTACCCTGGCCCTTACCGGCGCGCTATTCGTAGCCCGCTCTGTACGCAAACAATTTCGCGTGCAACAGCAACAACAGAATTTCATGATGGCGGTGACCCATGAACTGAAGACGCCCATTTCGGTGGCCCGGCTCAACCTGGAGACCATGCAAAAACACCAGTTGGACCCGGAAAAACAAAAGAAGCTGATCACCAAAACCCTTCAGGAAACCGCCCGCTTGAATTTTTTGACCTCGAATATTCTTGTATCCGCGCAATTGGAAGGCGGATATGCTTCTACCCGGGAGGAACTAAACCTATCCGACCTGATGCGGGATTGTGTGCAGGATTTCAGAAACCGTTTTCCGGACAGGGATATTGAAGCGGCCATCGAACCCGAGACTGAAATAAGAGGAGATGCCCTTCTGCTTCAATTGCTCGTCAATAACCTATTGGAAAACGCCATTAAATACTCCCCCCGCACAAAACCGATCCTTTGCCAACTCAGAAAAGAAACCTCCGGCAAGGTGGTTTTGCAGATCATCGACGAAGGTGAAGGCATACCTGATCATGAAAAGACCCGCATTTTCGACAAATTCTACCGGGTAGGCAATGAATCCACCCGACGTACCCCCGGTACCGGGTTGGGTCTCTACCTTTGTAAAAAGATCGCCGGAGCCCATAATGCCGACATTTCAGTGACAAACCATTTACCCAATGGGAGTAATTTTGCCGTTAGTTTTGACACCCGACCATGA
- a CDS encoding gliding motility lipoprotein GldH, which translates to MRIVFNFLVVSLLLLSSCGKVDLYEKHVSIPAHAWSSEFKPVFDFEITDSTAEYQLFFLIRHNDKYNYSNIFFNLYSQTPGDSSLRKAPFEITLATDSKGWLGSGLDDIYEHRHPLTNFVRLRPGKYHFELEQIMREDPLQHILSVGLRLEKTK; encoded by the coding sequence TTGCGAATAGTATTTAACTTTCTGGTCGTTTCCCTCCTGCTGCTTTCCTCCTGCGGAAAGGTAGATCTGTATGAAAAACATGTGAGCATTCCTGCGCATGCCTGGTCAAGTGAATTTAAACCCGTTTTTGATTTTGAGATCACGGACAGCACGGCCGAATACCAGTTATTCTTCCTGATCCGGCACAACGATAAATACAATTACAGCAATATCTTTTTTAACCTTTACTCCCAAACACCGGGTGACTCCTCCCTGCGCAAAGCACCGTTTGAGATCACCCTGGCCACCGATAGCAAAGGATGGTTAGGCTCTGGTTTGGATGATATCTATGAACACCGCCATCCCCTAACCAATTTTGTACGTCTTCGCCCGGGGAAATACCACTTTGAACTGGAACAGATCATGCGGGAAGACCCCTTACAGCATATCCTGAGTGTAGGACTTCGGCTGGAAAAAACAAAATGA
- a CDS encoding YicC family protein, which yields MLRSMTGFGRAERAVGDKTFLIDIKSLNGKQFELNLKLPAFLKPFEFDIRKILSDELNRGSIDCTISLKETGNAKPVSINVELAKAYYQPLADLSATLGLDPSHILSTLIKLPEVITPTGDTLTGDEWNVFETAIRAAIDNLNLHRSEEGKVLEKDLLLRMENIRLQQEEVIKLEPLRQQRVREGLEKLMDEKVGKDNFDKNRLEQELIYYIEKIDISEEQVRLRNHLEYFISILNESGDAGKGKKLSFVLQEIGREINTTGAKAYDSSIQKCVVLMKDELEKAKEQVLNVL from the coding sequence ATGTTACGTTCTATGACGGGATTTGGAAGGGCCGAGCGGGCCGTTGGAGATAAGACCTTCCTGATCGATATTAAATCCCTCAATGGGAAACAGTTTGAATTGAACCTGAAACTTCCCGCCTTTCTCAAACCCTTTGAATTTGACATTCGCAAGATCCTTTCCGACGAACTGAACCGGGGCAGTATTGACTGTACGATCAGTCTGAAGGAAACCGGAAATGCCAAACCCGTCAGTATAAACGTTGAGTTGGCAAAAGCCTATTATCAACCGTTGGCAGATCTTTCCGCTACGCTTGGACTGGATCCTTCGCATATCCTCAGTACCCTGATCAAACTCCCGGAGGTCATAACCCCCACAGGTGATACACTGACCGGCGATGAATGGAATGTATTTGAAACAGCCATTCGGGCCGCCATAGACAACCTGAACCTCCACCGGAGTGAAGAAGGTAAGGTCCTGGAAAAAGACCTCCTGCTTCGCATGGAAAATATCCGTCTGCAACAGGAAGAGGTCATCAAACTTGAACCCCTGCGTCAGCAACGGGTCAGGGAAGGACTGGAAAAACTGATGGATGAAAAAGTGGGTAAGGACAATTTTGATAAAAACCGGCTGGAACAGGAACTGATCTATTATATCGAAAAGATCGATATCAGCGAAGAACAGGTCAGGCTCCGCAACCACCTGGAATATTTTATTTCGATCCTGAACGAATCGGGCGATGCCGGAAAAGGGAAAAAACTCTCTTTTGTGCTCCAGGAGATCGGCCGAGAGATCAATACCACCGGCGCCAAAGCCTATGATTCCTCCATCCAGAAATGCGTTGTATTGATGAAGGATGAACTGGAAAAGGCAAAAGAGCAGGTGTTGAATGTATTATAA
- a CDS encoding UDP-3-O-(3-hydroxymyristoyl)glucosamine N-acyltransferase: MKFDQPVSVEWIASYIGASIIGDTNGMATGMNEIHKVEKGDLVFVDHPKYYDKCIQSAASYIIINKAMECPPGKALLVTEQPFEAYLRLVDHFRPFKPSLVPFGVHSSAGADTVIMPNTYIGDHVLIGERCVIHPNVTIMDHCIIGDDVVIQSGTVIGSDAFYYNKKTDREIHYRRMKSCGRVVIGNGVEIGAGCTIDRGVSGDTVIGNGTKMDNMVHIGHDTVIGRNCLFAAQVGIAGATTIEDEVILWGQVGVSKTLTIGKGAVLMAQSGVPASLDGGKSYFGSPAMDAKEKMKELVWVKRIPELWKKIME, translated from the coding sequence ATGAAGTTTGATCAACCAGTTTCGGTGGAGTGGATCGCGTCTTATATTGGCGCAAGTATCATTGGAGATACCAATGGGATGGCCACGGGAATGAATGAGATCCACAAGGTGGAAAAAGGAGATTTGGTTTTTGTGGATCATCCAAAGTATTATGATAAATGTATTCAATCGGCAGCGAGTTATATCATCATCAATAAGGCTATGGAATGCCCTCCCGGGAAAGCATTATTGGTAACGGAACAACCTTTTGAGGCTTATTTGCGGTTGGTGGATCATTTTCGTCCATTTAAACCTTCTCTGGTTCCTTTTGGCGTTCATTCCAGTGCGGGAGCGGATACGGTGATCATGCCAAACACCTATATCGGCGATCATGTTCTCATTGGGGAACGTTGTGTGATCCATCCCAATGTTACCATCATGGACCATTGTATCATTGGGGATGATGTGGTAATTCAATCGGGTACGGTGATCGGAAGTGATGCCTTTTACTACAATAAAAAGACGGATCGGGAGATTCACTACCGGCGCATGAAAAGTTGTGGCAGGGTGGTGATCGGGAATGGGGTGGAGATCGGTGCCGGTTGTACCATTGACCGTGGTGTAAGTGGAGACACTGTGATCGGTAATGGAACCAAGATGGATAATATGGTGCATATTGGGCATGATACGGTCATTGGTAGAAACTGTCTGTTCGCGGCACAGGTTGGTATTGCAGGTGCCACAACCATAGAGGATGAGGTCATCCTTTGGGGACAGGTAGGCGTAAGTAAAACACTTACTATCGGTAAGGGTGCCGTATTAATGGCGCAGAGTGGTGTGCCTGCCAGCCTGGATGGAGGCAAGAGTTATTTTGGGTCCCCCGCCATGGATGCCAAAGAAAAAATGAAAGAGTTGGTTTGGGTAAAACGCATCCCCGAACTCTGGAAAAAAATAATGGAATAA
- a CDS encoding carboxypeptidase-like regulatory domain-containing protein encodes MKAASLPLLLLFFWTTSYAQNGFIVSGKVLDSVSQQPLFGASVFCQNTTQGTSTSMEGGFTLRLRPGGYDLVVTYTGYQSQTIRVTDNDPVSNLVVNLVKAEKSMEEVVIRSSNEVLDGWEKYGSFFTDLFIGATPFAKQCTLQNPQALKFFYYKRSDKLKILAEEPLVVVNNALGYILRYQLDSFVYRYPDSQYSYRGFCFFEEMQGSRAEMKVWHTNRKAAYYGSRLHFMHAYYDRSLKEDGFIVGLLSQTDETKFDQVQQPYNPEYYTRIDSTSEVDINFPRRISITYTKKVPENDYLDKFRLPRSLGVQITYADLKDYITITENGYYYNQGDWVNFGYWSWKNIGDMLPYDYIPD; translated from the coding sequence ATGAAAGCCGCTTCCCTTCCTCTCCTGCTTTTATTTTTCTGGACTACTTCCTACGCGCAAAACGGTTTTATTGTTTCCGGAAAAGTACTTGACTCTGTATCGCAACAACCACTATTTGGCGCTTCCGTTTTTTGTCAGAATACAACCCAGGGTACCAGCACCAGCATGGAAGGAGGGTTTACACTTCGTTTGCGTCCGGGGGGCTACGATCTGGTAGTGACCTATACCGGATATCAATCCCAAACTATTCGGGTAACCGATAATGATCCGGTATCCAATCTGGTGGTTAACCTGGTCAAAGCGGAAAAAAGCATGGAAGAAGTCGTGATCCGCAGTTCCAATGAGGTATTGGATGGATGGGAAAAATATGGAAGCTTTTTTACCGACCTGTTTATTGGCGCTACTCCATTTGCCAAACAATGCACCTTACAGAACCCGCAGGCCTTGAAATTTTTCTATTATAAACGAAGCGATAAACTCAAGATACTGGCAGAAGAGCCCCTGGTGGTAGTCAACAATGCGCTGGGCTATATATTACGGTACCAACTCGATTCTTTTGTTTACCGCTACCCCGACAGCCAGTACAGCTACCGTGGTTTCTGTTTTTTTGAGGAAATGCAAGGGTCACGGGCTGAAATGAAAGTGTGGCATACCAACCGTAAAGCCGCCTATTATGGAAGCCGTCTCCATTTTATGCATGCCTATTATGACCGCAGCCTGAAAGAAGATGGTTTTATTGTAGGCCTGCTGAGTCAAACAGATGAAACCAAATTTGATCAGGTACAACAACCCTACAACCCGGAATACTATACCCGTATCGATAGCACCTCGGAGGTAGATATTAATTTCCCCCGGCGTATAAGTATCACCTACACCAAAAAAGTTCCGGAAAATGATTACCTCGATAAATTCAGGCTGCCCCGTAGCCTGGGGGTGCAGATCACCTATGCCGATCTGAAAGACTATATCACCATCACGGAAAATGGTTATTACTACAACCAGGGAGACTGGGTGAATTTCGGTTACTGGAGCTGGAAGAATATCGGCGATATGCTTCCATATGACTATATACCGGATTAA